Proteins from a single region of Sneathiella aquimaris:
- the katG gene encoding catalase/peroxidase HPI, with amino-acid sequence MSTGKCPVMHGGLTTVSKTNTDWWPNALNLDILHQHDTKTNPMGDDFDYQSEVRNLDFEGLKKDLHTLMTDSQDWWPADWGNYAGLMVRMAWHAAGSYRLADGRGGGGTGNQRFAPLNSWPDNVSLDKARRLLWPIKKKYGNKISWADLIILAGTVAYEAVGLKVFGFGYGRSDIWHPEKDIYWGAEKEWLDRKRYDDDSNPQSLENPLAAVQMGLIYVNPEGVGGKPDPLKTAKEVRETFARMAMNDEETVALTAGGHTIGKAHGNGDAELLGPDPEAADVENQGFGWSNPSGKGKGRDTITSGIEGAWTSNPTKWDNGYFEMLLNHEWELKKSPAGAYQWEPVDIQDTDKPVDVEDPSIRCTPIMTDADMAMIKDPVYRKISERFYQDPDYFSEVFARAWFKLTHRDMGPKVRYIGPDVPKEDLLWQDPIPAGSTRYDIDAAKAEINASGLSIRDMVSTAWDSARTYRGSDMRGGANGARIRLAPQKDWEGNEPDRLNRVLSILEPISKSVGASLADIIVLAGNVGIEQAARASGHAITVPFSPGRGDANEEATDADSFDVLEPIADGYRNWLKKDYSVAPEELLLDRTQLMGLTAPEMTVLVGGLRVLGTNHGDTDHGVLTNRKGQLSNDFFVNLLDMNFAWKPAGNNLYEIQDRATGSVKWTATRVDLVFGSNSILRAYSEVYAQDDAAEKFVTDFVAAWTKVMNADRFDLA; translated from the coding sequence GCTCTTAACCTGGACATCTTGCACCAGCATGACACAAAAACCAATCCTATGGGGGACGACTTCGATTATCAGTCAGAAGTCCGCAACCTGGATTTCGAAGGGCTTAAAAAGGATCTGCATACCCTGATGACGGATAGCCAGGACTGGTGGCCTGCTGATTGGGGAAATTATGCTGGCCTGATGGTCCGAATGGCGTGGCACGCTGCAGGATCTTACCGATTGGCAGACGGCCGCGGTGGGGGTGGCACCGGGAATCAACGCTTTGCACCGCTGAATTCCTGGCCGGATAACGTAAGCCTTGACAAAGCCCGCCGCCTCCTTTGGCCCATCAAGAAGAAATATGGAAACAAGATTTCGTGGGCAGATCTGATTATCCTCGCGGGCACAGTTGCCTATGAAGCGGTTGGGTTGAAAGTCTTCGGTTTCGGGTATGGTCGCTCCGACATCTGGCATCCTGAAAAGGATATTTACTGGGGGGCCGAAAAAGAATGGCTGGATCGCAAGCGCTATGACGACGATTCCAATCCGCAGTCACTGGAGAACCCTCTCGCGGCGGTTCAAATGGGTTTGATTTATGTAAATCCAGAAGGAGTTGGCGGGAAACCTGATCCGTTAAAAACAGCAAAAGAGGTTCGTGAGACCTTTGCCCGAATGGCAATGAATGACGAGGAGACGGTTGCCTTGACAGCAGGCGGGCATACGATTGGCAAGGCCCATGGTAATGGAGATGCCGAGCTGTTGGGACCGGATCCGGAAGCTGCTGATGTTGAGAATCAGGGTTTTGGCTGGAGCAATCCATCGGGAAAAGGAAAAGGCCGGGATACGATCACCAGCGGCATTGAAGGGGCATGGACGAGCAACCCGACAAAATGGGACAATGGCTATTTCGAAATGTTGCTAAACCATGAATGGGAACTGAAGAAAAGCCCGGCAGGCGCCTATCAGTGGGAGCCCGTCGATATTCAGGACACCGATAAACCGGTTGACGTGGAGGATCCATCAATTCGCTGTACTCCCATTATGACTGATGCGGATATGGCGATGATCAAAGATCCCGTTTATCGCAAAATCTCGGAACGGTTCTATCAGGATCCTGACTATTTTTCAGAAGTCTTTGCCCGTGCATGGTTTAAACTGACCCATCGCGATATGGGTCCTAAAGTTCGGTATATCGGCCCGGATGTTCCCAAGGAAGATCTTCTCTGGCAGGATCCAATACCAGCAGGAAGTACCCGTTACGATATTGACGCGGCAAAAGCTGAAATCAACGCAAGCGGTTTGTCGATAAGGGACATGGTTTCTACGGCATGGGATAGTGCCCGAACCTATCGCGGATCCGACATGCGCGGCGGTGCAAATGGCGCTCGTATCCGTTTGGCCCCACAAAAAGACTGGGAAGGGAACGAGCCGGATCGTTTGAACAGGGTTCTGTCCATTCTGGAACCGATCAGCAAATCAGTTGGTGCGAGTTTAGCCGATATTATCGTTCTGGCAGGCAATGTGGGTATTGAACAGGCAGCCCGTGCATCAGGACACGCGATCACAGTGCCTTTCTCTCCCGGACGAGGAGATGCGAATGAGGAGGCAACCGATGCAGACTCATTTGACGTACTGGAACCGATCGCGGATGGGTATCGCAACTGGCTCAAGAAAGACTATTCAGTAGCCCCCGAAGAACTCCTGCTGGACCGTACGCAACTGATGGGTCTCACGGCTCCTGAAATGACCGTGCTGGTAGGCGGACTTCGTGTTTTGGGAACCAACCACGGGGATACCGACCATGGCGTTCTGACGAACCGAAAAGGGCAGCTGAGCAACGACTTTTTTGTCAATCTGCTGGACATGAACTTCGCTTGGAAGCCTGCAGGAAATAACCTGTATGAAATTCAGGACCGGGCAACGGGATCGGTTAAATGGACGGCAACACGCGTTGATCTGGTGTTTGGCTCAAACTCCATTTTACGCGCCTATTCGGAAGTCTATGCCCAAGATGACGCAGCAGAAAAATTTGTAACGGATTTTGTCGCCGCATGGACAAAAGTAATGAACGCAGACCGGTTTGATTTGGCCTGA